The nucleotide sequence GCCACCGCCATTCGCCTGGTCCCAGGGAGTGACTGTGGAGGACCCCGAGGCCTTGCTGACCATCACGGTGCAGTGTGCCTTCACCCTGACCCTGAAGGCCCCAAGAGGAGCTGACCTGTCCAGCCTGCGGGCCCTGCTGAGCCAGGCCCTCCCTCTCCAGGCCCAGTGTGGGCAGCTcaggtgggtggggaggccaGTGCCTGCTGCTGAGCGGGTGGCCCGATGGGACCCCAGGGCAGCTGGCAGTGGGGCTGGGTGCACTGGCTGCAGTGTCACAGGGCAGCACCATctcacagcccctccctgcccaggctAATGAATCTTTTTGCAGTTACCGAGACCCTGGTGACGGGCACTGGGTCCCCCTCCCCGAGGAGGAGGCCCTGCAGAGGGCCTGGTGGGATGCGGGTTCTGGCCCCACCGGGCTGCAGCTCCAGTGCCGAGTGAGTCTGGGGATGGTgtgggcgggggcggggcagcCATAGGGCAGCATCCCAGAGCCTCTGGTGCCCACTGGCCGTGCAGCATCCCCTCTGCCACAGGGAGTAGGCGGCCGGCCTGTCCTCTACCAGGCGGTGGCCCAGCATGGCTACTGTGCCCAGGGGCCCGAGGACCTGGACCTGCAGCCGGGGGACACCGTGGACATCCTGTGTGAAGGTTGAGCAGGCAGCCGCCCTCCCCGTCACCCTGCTGGGGCCACCTGGGCACTTGGGGTTTCTGTGAGTGGATATTGCTTACTGCCCTGATGTCCCCTTGCAGTGGACCAAGCATGGCTGGAGGGCCACTGTGACGGCCGTGTTGGCATCTTCCCCAAGAGCTTCGTGGTCCCTGCCAGCCAGTGTGTGAGATgccatgcccccccaccccccgggccCAGTGAGATCAGCTCTGGAGGGTCATGTGGCAAGAAGGTTTAATAAAAGCAATCTGCTCACCAAGATGTGACCCGTGTCCTGGGCTCAGCCTCTAAGCTCCTGACGCTCGAGAGTGTGGGGTGGGCGGCTTTCTGAGAAGCTCATGGCCTCTCAGACCGGGCAACAGCAGGGGTCTAGGCTGGGCCTTTCCCACAGCCTCCCGAGGCTCTGCTGGCCCCTCCCAGGGAGCCAGGCCCCTGCTTGCTCCAGCCGTCTCGCCCCCCTCCCAGGCTGGACCGGTCCCCATCTCTCTGATGCCGGAGTCACAGTGTCAGAATGTGCTGCAGGGTCCTGGCAGCCTGGTGTTTGTGCAGAAAGGCCCTGCTGCCCTGGAAAGTACAGTGGAGGAGGGGACCCAGGACGGGAGGCCCTGGGTGAGGACCACGGCACAGCCTCCTGGGCCAGAGCGACCCTGAGGGCAGAGCCCACAGGACAAGCCTATCAGGGGCCCCTCAGGGGTCAGGGGCTCAGCACAGCTCCGGCCAGCTCATGCGTCCAGGCTGGGGTGGCCTCACCAGGCTGTGGGAGGTGGGCCTCTCCTGCCGGCACCAGAAGGCAACTGGCTTAATCGTGAGGCCAGAAGAGCTGGGCCACAGCCACAGCGAGGACAGCCACGAGGGTCACCACCATGAAGACGACACTGACTGCCCAGACTCCATAGCTCTGTGCCCGCCACTGGGCGGGCAGCTCGGCGGGGATCATGCTGGTCAGGTTTAGCATGTAGCCCAGCGTCCAGCCGATGTCGGTGCCCCCAGCCTGCGGGACACATGGGTGGTCAGGGCTGCAGCCAGCCACCCAGAGCCCCACACCTCTCCAACCCAGGAGGCGGCACCTGCTTCCGGAACTCAATGCTGGACCAGGTCTCCTCTCTGAAACCATAGCCGTGGACTAGGAGCGTGAGGATGTACAGGCCCGAGGCACAGTAGTCACGCAGCCAGCGCTCCTGCCCCGGCCAGGTCATCTCCACCTGGACGCAGGAGGTGCGCGTCAGGTGAGGCTCAACTTCCTGGGCCACCTGAGTCTGGTCCCCTCAGGGTCCTGACCTTGGGGCTCCTGCCTGGAGTAGGATAGCTCCCCCAAACCTCTGGCCACACTGGCCGGAGTGGGGTCCCCCAAGTCCCTGCTCAGTGAAGCTGCAGCCCAGGGAGGCGGGAAGCGGGCAGGTGGCCCTGGGAACCACCTACCAGCTTCCAGTGCTTCTGGCAGAATTCCCAGACAGTAGCGTTCGCGGTGGCCAGCGGCTGCCCGGAGGTGAGGTTCAGGAAGTGGAAGGTATAGTAGAAGTTGGAGAAAGCCTGGAGGAGGGGACGGGTGTGTCTGCACTGGGGAGGCGCCCAGGTAGGCCGtgttcccaccccacccacatgGGGTCCCAGAGTGCTGTGCCCACCTGTGGTCAGGCCCCTGGGGCTGGGACCCTAGAGCAGGACAGTGTGGGTACTCACGTAGAACGGGCCCCGCACGGGCGGCTGGTAGACCCCACTGAAGGCGCAGTTGTCTCGGCCCTCGCAGCTGGAGAAGTTGAAGAGGTCCCGGATGGCTGAGATGCAGGCCCCGGGGTTCCCTGTCCCTTCCACAGTGAGGTTCTGGGGGAGGTCTGGGGGCGCTGTGGTGTGCACACAAGGCGACTCGAACACAGACTCCAGGGACAGTGTGCCCTGGTAGCCACTGTGATAGCATGGGTGACGGACTCGGGGGACCGGGCTGCTCTGCGGGGCGGCGGAGGGGGCCTTGAGCACCTGCAGGGGACACAGGCGCCCCCGCccggcccaggccctgccccccaCCGGCCCACCTGCACCAGCCCCGCCAGGAGCCTGAGGAGCATCTGGTCCCGCCCGAAGCAGAGGTAGCTGTGGGTGTAGACTTGGTGCTCCGAACCGTAGAGGCGGAAGGTGGCCTCAGTGCTCTTGTCCAGAATGGGAACTCCGGGCACAAATGTGATCTGGGTGGAGGCCCCACCCATGTCCAGGGCACCCACCAGCGTCCCCTCCGGAGGCTGGATCCACTCCCCAGAGAAGGAGAACTGAGCACAGATAGATGGGGAGTCAGTTCCAGGACCAGCCACGTTGACCCAGCCCTGCTCAGCCAGCCCCGCCCTGGGGCTGCCCATGGCACCTTGACTAGCAAGCCCAGGATGTAGTTGATGGTGATCCAGCCTAAGGCGCCTTCATCCTGCCCGGCCAGGAGCTCAGAGCCCCACAAGTCCACAGGAGCCTGGCGCAGGACCCGAGTGACTGCTGCGAAGATGTCTGCTGCCTGAGAGCTGTTCTTCTGGCTGCGCAGAGAGGAGCAGGGGCTGAAGCTGCTGGGAACCGGCACCTGCTCACCCGTGGGGCAATGGGAACACAGACCGCTCACCTGAGCAGCCTCATGCCGGCAGTGGCCCCCAGGAACATGGGGGTTCCCTGGTGCTGTGCCTCTGGAATCAGTGTCAgcgcctcctccaggcagccccgCAGGCTCTCACCAGCCTGGTCGGGGCTGGAGGCGTAGGAGGAGATTCCGGGCCCTGAAACACAGCACCCCAGGATGAGGCTCGAGGCTCCTGGCCTCGGCAGCTGGCTGGGCTAAAAGGGCCTGTGGGGGCTTGGATAGTGGTCCCCAAAAGTGGGTCCACATCCTCACCACTGCCTGGTACCTgcgactgtgaccttatttggacaaagggcctttgcagatgtgatgaagttAAGAATCTAGGGTGAGACCATCCTGGATTCCGTGGGTGGGCCCGGAATCCAATGATGGGGGCACTTGTAGGAGAAAGGAGAAGGTGTTTGAGGCACAGGGCAGAAGTCTTGTGAAGCCAGAGGCCCAGTTGGAGATAGGAGGGGTGCGagctggagccaccagaagctggaagaggcagaaagGGCAGGCGCGGTCTGTGCATGCTCAGGAGGGGATGTGTTCAGAGCCCTGGGAGTCACCCCACTGACCGGCTATGCCATCGTGGGCCCCTCACTCGCCCTCTCTGAGCCCCTTCCTGTAGGTGGATTTGCTGACGGCTGAGGGATAAACACAGAGCTCCTCCCCGGCTCCAGCCTGTGCCACTTCCCAGCCTTCCACCCCCAGGAGCCCCGTCAGGGAGTGGGCAGCTCCCAGCACCCACCCACTGTCAACAGGACTGCCCACTGACCTTTCGCCCGGCAGGCCAGGGCCTGGCTGACCACGCCCGTGTCATTCTCCTTGTCTGCGGGCCACCGATACACAAAGAGCGATGTGTGGGAGGACCCGGCATCCAATACGATCCCAAACTGGGAGTGACACCCGAGTCAGGAGGGCGGGGGCCCGGCACCgcgctcagcccagcccagcctcccccACTCGGGGACTGGGGGTGCACCTTGATGTCTGTGGGCAGGAAGACGTTGGTGGCCTCCACCAGGATGAGAATGAGTGTGGTGATGCCTGAGGCCACTGCAGCCCCCAGCAGGGCCGTCATGACCCGCTCCTTCCAGGTCAGCCTCATGGTGGGGCAGGCCTGGTCCTGCGGGGAGTGGGCAGCAGTTGGCAGACGCTACCACTCTGGGGCTCAGCCCACCTTGGCTGCGCTGGTGGGCAGGGCCAAAGACCAGGCCTTGGGAGCCCAGGGTGTCACCAGCATCAGAGTGGCCTGGTCTGGTGACAAGGCTAGCCTGAGACACACGGCACTGATGGTCCAGGAGAGACCCTTTAATGTCACAGCAAGGATGAGTAGAGCTACCCGCCCCCCCCACCTTCCCTGGACCCCTGCTCCCCCCTGCCCCCGGGAAGACAGAGCCCCAGCTCGGCAGGTCAGCTCCAGACTCAATTTGGAGACCCAGGACCCCCCCATCCTGCCCCCTGCTCCTCTTTGTGGTCCCTCCCCAGGTGGAGCCCTGAGGCCAGATGGGTCTAATGCTGCCAAATGGCCCCCGCCTATAACCCAATGAATGAGGCTGGTGGGGTCCCGGGAAGTACATCTTCTCAACTGGAGGACCTTAAGGCCAAGAGTTCTCAACCAAGACAGCTGGCTTCTGGCTGGAAACCCAGCCTCCGGTCTCTCTAACTGAGTCTGAAACTCCGTAGTTGGCCCCAGACGCCTCCCAGCAGCTGGCTGGGGCTGACCCAGGAATgcagtttgcccaggactgtgGCCTGGCAGGGCCCCCTCCAGGCCCCACCTGTCCCCCAGCTGGgccgtgcacacacacaccaggaaccTCAGGCCAGCTGGCACCACTGCCCGaaggaaactgctctctgaggtTCATGTGATGTTGTGCCATATCGTATATCCCGGGGCTCCCGGCCTCACGGACTGTGGGCTGTGCTGTGTGGCTCtgatcccattttacaaaggggggatgggggctcagagaggggacCTGCTAGAGCCGCAGTCAAGCCTGGCCCAGATGAGACCAGCACCCAGGCCACTGGATgtctcacagacacacatagatGACAGACGGGGGGCCAGGGACACAAGGACCCTACCTGAACTCCACCCCCAGAGGATGTAGCACCCTTAGCCCCCAGCCTGAGTCCCCAGTGGGTGGGCAGACTTTCCCCAGAGTCAGACCATCCTCCCCGGACCGATCAGCACCCCCCAGACCTGGACAGCCCCCTCACCTGTTGAACAGCAAGAAGGAAGTTGTCCCTCAAACACCTGCCAGGTgctgctctgcctctccctgtccccacccagaGTGTCACTGCCCACCTGGAGCTGGGTCTGCAGCTGGGCAGGTGACTGGGCCGGAAGCAGGAGAACTGTGGCCAGAGCTGCCAGGCCAGGCAACTGCGGCTCAGTGGGGGTGAGTTTGggcccctgcccagggccagcccCACTGCTAAGGGTTTCCCCACCCCTGCCGCCCAGGCTGTCCCCTCCACTTGCCGTGCAGTCACCACTCACCTCTGCCCACCCTGCTCTGGAGGCTGCTCAGGCTTTGTTTTCATACACTCCCCTCCCCAAAGAGAAGAGTGCCAGGGTTCAGGCTAAGGGCAGGTCAGAGTCAGGTGACTAGGAAGGGCTGGAGGCAGAGGGCTGGGCCAGAGCAAAGGCCAGCGGGCGGGGCAGCCTGTAAGGGGTAGGGGGGCGCCTCAGCCCCCCGCACTGGCCAGTTGGGCTGCTTTAGGCAGGATCTGTCACGTGTGGGCTCCTGTGACTGCCGTCACGGTCAGAATCGCCCAGCGCAGCCCCCTGTACCCCTCTGTGGTcaggccctgccctggcccccacACCTTGGCTGTCCTTTGCAGTTTAGTCTCTGGGAGAAGGTCCCTGGGATGCACTGAGCCAGGCTCTCGCATTCAGCATGAGGCCCCGAGGCCCAGCCGTCCCTTGTCTGTGCCCACATCCAGTCCAGTAGCACAGGTGGGCCTCCACTGTGGAAGACATTTGGGGAGTTGCCACTGTTTGGGCAGAAGAGCGAGAACACTCACGCACAGGTCCCCGCTGGACCTACGCTGTCGTCAGGAGGCAGACCACTGGCCATTAGGTCAGGTCACTTTTCGCGTGACTCGAAACGGCCCCACCATTTTCTAGAACAAGAGACCCCATTTCTCTGCATCATTTGCAGTACTCCGTTCCTGATTTTCACCCTTCTGACAGGTGTACAGTGACGCTTCGTGGTGACTGTCATTTGCACCAATGGCTGCCCTGCTGGATACCGTCCACGTCCTAATTTGCATACACACATCCTCTCTGGTGAAGGGTCACatttttgcccactttttaattgaatGGCTTGATTTCTTCCTGTTGagagaattctttatgtattctagatgtAGTCCTTTGTCATGAGTgaggtttgcaaatattttctcccagccaaTAGCTTGTCTTTTCAATGTCATGACAGTGTATTTCGCAGAgcaaattttaaactttttgatgaaatctgattttttatctgtttatggatggttcttttctttttcttttttttaaaattaaagtttacaggggtgacaatttttagcaAAGGTACGAaggtttcaggtgaacaattctaaAACCCATCATctatgtcacattgtgtgctcaccgccCTGGGTGGTTCTTTTCATGTCAACACTAAGAACGTTTCACCTAACCCACGCCATTTCTCCTGAAAGT is from Rhinolophus sinicus isolate RSC01 linkage group LG04, ASM3656204v1, whole genome shotgun sequence and encodes:
- the ENTPD8 gene encoding ectonucleoside triphosphate diphosphohydrolase 8 isoform X2, encoding MRLTWKERVMTALLGAAVASGITTLILILVEATNVFLPTDIKFGIVLDAGSSHTSLFVYRWPADKENDTGVVSQALACRAKGPGISSYASSPDQAGESLRGCLEEALTLIPEAQHQGTPMFLGATAGMRLLSQKNSSQAADIFAAVTRVLRQAPVDLWGSELLAGQDEGALGWITINYILGLLVKFSFSGEWIQPPEGTLVGALDMGGASTQITFVPGVPILDKSTEATFRLYGSEHQVYTHSYLCFGRDQMLLRLLAGLVQSSPVPRVRHPCYHSGYQGTLSLESVFESPCVHTTAPPDLPQNLTVEGTGNPGACISAIRDLFNFSSCEGRDNCAFSGVYQPPVRGPFYAFSNFYYTFHFLNLTSGQPLATANATVWEFCQKHWKLVEMTWPGQERWLRDYCASGLYILTLLVHGYGFREETWSSIEFRKQAGGTDIGWTLGYMLNLTSMIPAELPAQWRAQSYGVWAVSVVFMVVTLVAVLAVAVAQLFWPHD
- the ENTPD8 gene encoding ectonucleoside triphosphate diphosphohydrolase 8 isoform X1; translated protein: MRLTWKERVMTALLGAAVASGITTLILILVEATNVFLPTDIKFGIVLDAGSSHTSLFVYRWPADKENDTGVVSQALACRAKASGGSSSHPSYLQLGLWLHKTSALCLKHLLLSPTSAPIIGFRAHPRNPGWSHPRFLTSSHLQRPFVQIRSQSQVPGSGPGISSYASSPDQAGESLRGCLEEALTLIPEAQHQGTPMFLGATAGMRLLSQKNSSQAADIFAAVTRVLRQAPVDLWGSELLAGQDEGALGWITINYILGLLVKFSFSGEWIQPPEGTLVGALDMGGASTQITFVPGVPILDKSTEATFRLYGSEHQVYTHSYLCFGRDQMLLRLLAGLVQSSPVPRVRHPCYHSGYQGTLSLESVFESPCVHTTAPPDLPQNLTVEGTGNPGACISAIRDLFNFSSCEGRDNCAFSGVYQPPVRGPFYAFSNFYYTFHFLNLTSGQPLATANATVWEFCQKHWKLVEMTWPGQERWLRDYCASGLYILTLLVHGYGFREETWSSIEFRKQAGGTDIGWTLGYMLNLTSMIPAELPAQWRAQSYGVWAVSVVFMVVTLVAVLAVAVAQLFWPHD